One window of the Prunus dulcis unplaced genomic scaffold, ALMONDv2, whole genome shotgun sequence genome contains the following:
- the LOC117613143 gene encoding BAHD acyltransferase At5g47980-like → MAPDLIKVEIIERQTVKPSSPTPHSSRTIQLSVLDQMVLSHVYFPTLLFYSGNNNITGSGGGATSTDMAAMRMERDYCQHLIRSLAKTLTHFYPLAGRLSKGYDMIQCTDDGAEFVTARVKCSLSQIFEHPDFEMLTGLVPAVGQPDGDGDGDGVSTRLPLLAVQANLFECGGIAIGLNFSHKVVDGITASAFISCWAKTALDDGDDDQVPFMVPKFDAASYFPPLDFLNSSQPSSAELVGIIKQDKCITKRFVFDASKIATLQSNLASALAPHAPTRVLVVSALIWKCAMEASSKSSNIPPSSFLLTMDLRRRFEPPLPKNLAGNVVGILVVTATASLKGQEESNETIDLKDLVAKLSKGIAQQKETYPTKLPFDSNEALQRAREYEKLRGNVDMYHLCSGIWCRFPFYEADFGWGKPTWVSVPSIGCKDAFYLIDKKDRKGIEALLSLSEEIMEHFESNPELLKYASVNPRVM, encoded by the coding sequence ATGGCCCCAGACTTGATCAAGGTTGAAATCATTGAGAGGCAAACAGTCAAACCATCATCCCCAACTCCTCATTCCTCGAGAACCATACAGCTCTCTGTTTTGGATCAGATGGTTCTTAGTCACGTTTACTTCCCAACGCTTCTCTTCTATTCCGGCAACAATAATATTACTGGTTCAGGAGGTGGAGCTACTTCTACAGACATGGCGGCCATGAGGATGGAGAGAGATTATTGTCAGCATCTAATTCGGTCATTAGCTAAAACTCTCACTCACTTCTACCCTCTAGCAGGAAGATTGAGTAAAGGCTATGACATGATCCAATGCACTGATGATGGAGCTGAGTTCGTGACGGCCCGGGTCAAATGTTCGTTATCGCAGATTTTTGAACATCCAGATTTCGAGATGCTAACTGGGCTCGTCCCAGCAGTTGGTCAACCTGacggtgatggtgatggtgatggtgttTCCACGAGGCTCCCGTTGCTTGCTGTGCAAGCCAACTTGTTCGAGTGTGGAGGAATAGCAATAGGGTTGAATTTTTCACATAAGGTTGTTGACGGCATCACAGCTAGCGCCTTCATCAGTTGTTGGGCCAAAACAGCCCTTGATGATGGTGACGATGATCAGGTACCCTTCATGGTCCCAAAATTTGATGCTGCGTCTTATTTTCCACCACTAGATTTCTTAAACTCATCACAGCCATCATCAGCCGAGCTGGTGGGCATCATTAAACAAGACAAGTGCATAACAAAGAGATTTGTGTTTGATGCCTCAAAGATTGCCACCCTCCAATCAAATTTGGCCAGCGCATTGGCACCTCATGCACCGACACGTGTCCTTGTAGTTTCAGCACTCATTTGGAAATGTGCAATGGAAGCATCATCCAAATCATCAAACATACCACCATCTTCGTTCCTACTAACTATGGACTTGCGTAGACGGTTTGAGCCACCCTTGCCAAAAAACTTGGCTGGGAACGTTGTTGGTATTTTAGTAGTCACCGCAACAGCATCATTAAAAGGTCAAGAAGAGAGTAATGAGACAATAGATCTAAAAGACTTGGTTGCCAAACTCAGTAAAGGTATTGCACAACAGAAAGAAACTTATCCTACAAAACTACCATTTGATTCTAATGAGGCATTGCAAAGGGCTCgagaatatgaaaaattgaGAGGGAATGTTGACATGTACCATTTATGCTCTGGAATTTGGTGTAGGTTTCCGTTTTATGAAGCCGATTTTGGATGGGGAAAGCCGACATGGGTTAGCGTTCCTAGTATTGGTTGTAAGGATGCGTTTTATCTGATTGATAAAAAAGATCGCAAGGGAATAGAAGCGTTGTTGAGTTTGAGTGAAGAAATCATGGAGCATTTTGAAAGCAATCCGGAGCTTCTTAAATATGCTTCTGTAAATCCAAGGGTCATGTAG